Proteins encoded in a region of the Orcinus orca chromosome 8, mOrcOrc1.1, whole genome shotgun sequence genome:
- the MTA2 gene encoding metastasis-associated protein MTA2 isoform X2 — protein MAANMYRVGDYVYFENSSSNPYLVRRIEELNKTANGNVEAKVVCLFRRRDISSSLNSLADSNAREFEEESKQPGVSEQQRHQLKHRELFLSRQFESLPATHIRGKCSVTLLNETDILSQYLEKEDCFFYSLVFDPVQKTLLADQGEIRVGCKYQAEIPDRLAEGESDNRNQQKMEMKVWDPDNPLTDRQIDQFLVVARAVGTFARALDCSSSIRQPSLHMSAAAASRDITLFHAMDTLQRNGYDLAKAMSTLVPQGGPVLCRDEMEEWSASEAMLFEEALEKYGKDFNDIRQDFLPWKSLASIVQFYYMWKTTDRYIQQKRLKAAEADSKLKQVYIPTYTKPNPNQIISVGSKPGMNGAGFQKGLTCESCHTTQSAQWYAWGPPNMQCRLCASCWIYWKKYGGLKTPTQLEGAARGTTEPHSRGHLSRPEAQSLSPYTTSANRAKLLAKNRQTFLLQTTKLTRLARRMCRDLLQPRRAARRPYAPINANAIKAECSIRLPKAAKTPLKIHPLVRLPLATIVKDLVAQAPLKPKTPRGTKTPINRNQLTQNRGLGGIMVKRAYETMAGVPFSANGRPLASGIRSSSQPAAKRQKLNPADAPNPVVFVATKDTRALRKALTHLEMRRAARRPNLPLKVKPPLIAVRPPVPLPPSSHPASTSEPIVLED, from the exons ATGGCGGCCAACATGTACCGAGTGGGGG ATTACGTCTATTTTGAGAACTCCTCCAGCAATCCTTACCTGGTTAGAAGGATTGAAGAGCTCAACAAG ACTGCAAATGGAAATGTGGAGGCAAAGGTTGTGTGCCTTTTCCGGCGAAGGGACATTTCTAGTAGCCTCAACAGCCTGGCTGATAGTAATGCCA GGGAGTTTGAGGAGGAATCAAAGCAGCCAGGGGTGTCGGAACAGCAGCGACATCAACTGAAGCACCGGGAGCTTTTTCTTTCTCGGCAATTCGAATCGTTACCAGCCACCCACATAAG GGGGAAATGCAGTGTGACCCTCTTGAATGAGACAGATATCTTGAGCCAGTACCTGGAAAAGGAG GACTGCTTTTTTTATTCACTGGTGTTTGATCCTGTGCAGAAGACACTTCTAGCTGATCAGGGGGAGATTCGAGTTGGTTGCAAATACCAAGCTGAGATCCCAGATCGCCTGGCAGAGG GAGAATCTGATAATCGGAACCAACAGAAGATGGAGATGAAAGTCTGGGATCCAGACAACCCTCTCACAGACCGGCAGATTGATCAGTTTCTCGTGGTGGCCCG AGCTGTGGGGACCTTCGCGAGAGCCCTAGATTGCAGCAGCTCCATTCGGCAGCCAAGCTTGCACATGAGTGCCGCCGCCGCTTCCCGAGATATCACCCTG TTTCACGCCATGGATACATTGCAAAGGAACGGCTACGACCTGGCTAAGGCCATGTCGACCCTGGTGCCCCAAGGGGGCCCGGTGCTGTGTCGGGATGAGATGGAGGAATGGTCAGCCTCAGAGGCCATGCTATTTGAGGAGGCCCTGGAGAAGTACGGGAAGGATTTCAATGATATTCGCCAGGACTTT CTACCCTGGAAGTCACTGGCCAGCATAGTTCAATTTTATTACATGTGGAAAACCACAGACCGATACATTCAGCAG AAAAGATTGAAAGCTGCTGAAGCAGACAGCAAACTAAAACAAGTCTACATCCCCACCTA CACCAAACCAAACCCTAACCAGATCATCTCTGTGGGCTCAAAACCTGGCATGAATGGGGCTGGATTCCAGAAGGGCCTGACTTGTGAGAGTTGCCACA CCACACAGTCTGCCCAGTGGTATGCCTGGGGCCCACCCAACATGCAGTGCcgcctctgtgcttcctgttggATCTACTGGAAGAAGTACGGGGGACTGAAGACCCCAACCCAGCTTGAGGGGGCTGCTCGGGGCACCACA GAGCCACACTCGAGGGGTCATTTATCCAGACCCGAAGCCCAAAGTCTCTCCCCCTATACGACCAGCGCCAACCGGGCCAAGCTGCTGGCTAAGAACAGGCAAACATTCCTGCTGCAGACCACGAAGCTGACCCGTCTTGCCAGACGCATGTGCAGGGACCTGTTACAACCGAGGAGGGCTGCCCGACGACCTTATGCCCCCATCAATGCCAATGCCATCAAGGCAGAGT GCTCCATTCGACTCCCTAAGGCCGCCAAGACTCCACTGAAGATTCACCCTTTGGTGCGGCTCCCCCTGGCAACTATTGTCAAAGATCTGG TGGCCCAGGCACCTCTGAAACCAAAAACACCTCGGGGTACCAAGACGCCGATCAACAGAAACCAGCTGACCCAGAACCGGGGACTGGGGGGCATCATGGTGAAACGGGCCTATGAGACT ATGGCAGGAGTCCCCTTCTCTGCCAATGGAAGGCCTCTGGCCTCAGGGATTCGCTCAAGCTCACAGCCAGCAGCCAAGCGTCAGAAACTAAACCCAGCTGATGCACCCAATCCTGTGGTGTTTGTGGCCACAAAAGATACCAG AGCCCTGCGGAAGGCTCTGACCCACCTGGAAATGCGGCGAGCTGCCCGCCGGCCCAACTTGCCCCTGAAGGTGAAGCCACCACTGATTGCAGTGCGGCCCCCAGTCCCTCTTCCTCCATCCTCACATCCTGCCAGCACCAGTGAGCCCATTGTCCTGGAAGATTGA
- the MTA2 gene encoding metastasis-associated protein MTA2 isoform X1 gives MEMKVWDPDNPLTDRQIDQFLVVARAVGTFARALDCSSSIRQPSLHMSAAAASRDITLFHAMDTLQRNGYDLAKAMSTLVPQGGPVLCRDEMEEWSASEAMLFEEALEKYGKDFNDIRQDFLPWKSLASIVQFYYMWKTTDRYIQQKRLKAAEADSKLKQVYIPTYTKPNPNQIISVGSKPGMNGAGFQKGLTCESCHTTQSAQWYAWGPPNMQCRLCASCWIYWKKYGGLKTPTQLEGAARGTTEPHSRGHLSRPEAQSLSPYTTSANRAKLLAKNRQTFLLQTTKLTRLARRMCRDLLQPRRAARRPYAPINANAIKAECSIRLPKAAKTPLKIHPLVRLPLATIVKDLVAQAPLKPKTPRGTKTPINRNQLTQNRGLGGIMVKRAYETMAGVPFSANGRPLASGIRSSSQPAAKRQKLNPADAPNPVVFVATKDTRALRKALTHLEMRRAARRPNLPLKVKPPLIAVRPPVPLPPSSHPASTSEPIVLED, from the exons ATGGAGATGAAAGTCTGGGATCCAGACAACCCTCTCACAGACCGGCAGATTGATCAGTTTCTCGTGGTGGCCCG AGCTGTGGGGACCTTCGCGAGAGCCCTAGATTGCAGCAGCTCCATTCGGCAGCCAAGCTTGCACATGAGTGCCGCCGCCGCTTCCCGAGATATCACCCTG TTTCACGCCATGGATACATTGCAAAGGAACGGCTACGACCTGGCTAAGGCCATGTCGACCCTGGTGCCCCAAGGGGGCCCGGTGCTGTGTCGGGATGAGATGGAGGAATGGTCAGCCTCAGAGGCCATGCTATTTGAGGAGGCCCTGGAGAAGTACGGGAAGGATTTCAATGATATTCGCCAGGACTTT CTACCCTGGAAGTCACTGGCCAGCATAGTTCAATTTTATTACATGTGGAAAACCACAGACCGATACATTCAGCAG AAAAGATTGAAAGCTGCTGAAGCAGACAGCAAACTAAAACAAGTCTACATCCCCACCTA CACCAAACCAAACCCTAACCAGATCATCTCTGTGGGCTCAAAACCTGGCATGAATGGGGCTGGATTCCAGAAGGGCCTGACTTGTGAGAGTTGCCACA CCACACAGTCTGCCCAGTGGTATGCCTGGGGCCCACCCAACATGCAGTGCcgcctctgtgcttcctgttggATCTACTGGAAGAAGTACGGGGGACTGAAGACCCCAACCCAGCTTGAGGGGGCTGCTCGGGGCACCACA GAGCCACACTCGAGGGGTCATTTATCCAGACCCGAAGCCCAAAGTCTCTCCCCCTATACGACCAGCGCCAACCGGGCCAAGCTGCTGGCTAAGAACAGGCAAACATTCCTGCTGCAGACCACGAAGCTGACCCGTCTTGCCAGACGCATGTGCAGGGACCTGTTACAACCGAGGAGGGCTGCCCGACGACCTTATGCCCCCATCAATGCCAATGCCATCAAGGCAGAGT GCTCCATTCGACTCCCTAAGGCCGCCAAGACTCCACTGAAGATTCACCCTTTGGTGCGGCTCCCCCTGGCAACTATTGTCAAAGATCTGG TGGCCCAGGCACCTCTGAAACCAAAAACACCTCGGGGTACCAAGACGCCGATCAACAGAAACCAGCTGACCCAGAACCGGGGACTGGGGGGCATCATGGTGAAACGGGCCTATGAGACT ATGGCAGGAGTCCCCTTCTCTGCCAATGGAAGGCCTCTGGCCTCAGGGATTCGCTCAAGCTCACAGCCAGCAGCCAAGCGTCAGAAACTAAACCCAGCTGATGCACCCAATCCTGTGGTGTTTGTGGCCACAAAAGATACCAG AGCCCTGCGGAAGGCTCTGACCCACCTGGAAATGCGGCGAGCTGCCCGCCGGCCCAACTTGCCCCTGAAGGTGAAGCCACCACTGATTGCAGTGCGGCCCCCAGTCCCTCTTCCTCCATCCTCACATCCTGCCAGCACCAGTGAGCCCATTGTCCTGGAAGATTGA